Proteins from a single region of Parambassis ranga chromosome 18, fParRan2.1, whole genome shotgun sequence:
- the mkrn2 gene encoding E3 ubiquitin-protein ligase makorin-2 has protein sequence MSTKQVTCRYFLHGVCREGSRCLFSHDPTSSKPSTICKFYQRGTCAYGERCRYDHIKPSSRGGGGGGGGASEDPAGGAGGRAGRGGVKKSLVLRDRALGAESLFGGPAERPGPEVAAAAAAAAAAAPHSYVDAIRTGLGSSAQEPAPPIVGGAYQDSHQLCPYAAAGHCYYEDSCTYLHGDLCEVCRLHVLHPHDAEQRRAHEKICLLAFEADMEKAFAAQLSQDKVCSICMEVVVLKANPSDRRFGILSSCCHTFCLACIRQWRCTRNFCNKIVKSCPECRVISEFVIPSVYWVEDQDDKDHLIELFKSGVSKKACKYFDQGRGSCPFGGKCLYLHAFPDGTRAEPDRPRKQMSSEGNIRFMNSVRLWDFIEEREQRSVPPPPSLDDDITELRELFMEMSGPSHEEPETPPPAADQ, from the exons atgagcaCCAAACAGGTGACCTGCAG GTACTTCCTGCACGGCGTGTGCAGGGAGGGCAGCCGCTGTCTGTTCTCTCACGACCCGACGAGCAGCAAGCCCTCCACCATCTGCAAGTTCTACCAGAGAGGAACCTGTGCCTATGGAGAGCGctgcag GTATGATCACATCAAACCTTcatccagaggaggaggaggaggaggaggcggagcttcAGAGgatccagcaggtggagctggaggccGGGCTGGCAGAGGTGGAGTCAAGAAGTCCCTAGTCCTGAGAGACAGAG CTCTGGGTGCAGAAAGTCTGTTCGGAGGTCCAGCAGAGAGACCAGGGCCagaggtggcagcagcagcagcagcggcggcagcagcagctcctcattcATATGTGGACGCCATCAGGACCGGTCTCGGCTCTTCAGCACAGGAACCAG CCCCTCCCATTGTGGGAGGTGCTTACCAAGACTCCCATCAGCTGTGTCCTTACGCTGCAGCTGGACACTGTTACTATGAAGACAGCTGTACGTATCTCCACGGCGACctgtgtgaggtgtgcaggCTACACGTGCTCCACCCTCATgatgcagagcagaggagagcaCATGAGAAG atctGTCTGCTGGCCTTTGAGGCTGACATGGAGAAGGCGTTTGCAGCCCAGCTCAGTCAGGACAAG GTGTGCTCCATCTGTATGGAGGTGGTGGTTCTGAAGGCGAACCCGTCAGACCGCAGGTTCGGGATCCTGTCCTCCTGTTGTCACACCTTCTGCCTGGCCTGCATCCGACAGTGGCGCTGCACCAGAAACTTCTGCAACAAGATTGTTAA ATCGTGTCCGGAGTGTCGGGTCATCTCAGAGTTTGTCATCCCATCAGTTTACTGGGTGGAGGACCAGGATGACAAAGACCACCTCATAGAGCTCTTCAAGTCTGGAGTCAG TAAGAAGGCCTGCAAGTACTTCGATCAGGGTCGCGGCTCGTGTCCGTTCGGAGGGAAGTGTTTGTATCTACACGCTTTTCCAGACGGGACTCGAGCAGAACCGGACCGGCCACGCAAACAGATGAGCTCTGAGGGGAACATCCGG TTCATGAACAGCGTCCGCCTGTGGGACTTCATCGAGGAGCGCGAGCAGCGGTCTGTCCCACCCCCGCCATCCCTcgatgatgacatcacagagctgaGGGAGCTCTTCATGGAAATGTCAGGTCCGAGCCACGAAGAGCCAGAGACCCCCCCGCCTGCTGCAGACCAGTAG
- the LOC114450720 gene encoding protein FAM107B isoform X2: protein MGAVYGKKKSYSIDHEPPPKQQCVKNGKHPNGKASAYADLQQHRSEGVHRRPSPVSSYVPQPDYPDGDEDADLIKPKKLVNPVKASRSHQELHRELLSSCKRGGVSVETKPELQRVLESRKRDQLIRQRKQEEEAHRKISPLEAELLKRHKKLDELERQQEQQQEENLKAPEFVKVKENLRRTSTHSKEEKEV, encoded by the exons ATGGGAGCTGTTTATGGAAAGAAG aagtcATACAGCATTGACCATGAACCTCCACccaagcagcagtgtgtgaagaaTGGAAAGCACCCAAATGGCAAAG CTTCAGCGTatgcagacctgcagcagcaccgATCTGAGGGCGTCCACCGGAGGCCCTCCCCGGTGTCCAGCTATGTTCCTCAGCCCGATTACCCCGATGGAGACGAAGACGCTGACCTCATCAAACCCAAGAAACTGGTAAACCCGGTCAAAGCTTCAAGAAGTCACCAGGAGCTTCACCGCGAGCTGCTGAGCAGCTGCAAGAG agggggCGTGAGCGTGGAGACAAAGCCAGAGCTGCAAAGAGTTTTGGAGTCCAGGAAGAGAGACCAGCTGAtcagacagaggaaacaggaagaagaggCTCACAGGAAGATTTCTCCTCTGGAGGCCGAACTGCTAAAGAGACACAAGAAGCTGGACGAG CTGGAGAGAcaacaggagcagcaacaggaggAAAACCTGAAGGCTCCTGAGTTCGTCAAAGTCAAGGAGAATCTGAGGCGGACGTCCACTCACagtaaagaggagaaagaggtgTAG
- the LOC114450720 gene encoding protein FAM107B isoform X1 — translation MRLIQIHLTKTEKRECGQITDTQAAQQEDESITCAVQKSYSIDHEPPPKQQCVKNGKHPNGKASAYADLQQHRSEGVHRRPSPVSSYVPQPDYPDGDEDADLIKPKKLVNPVKASRSHQELHRELLSSCKRGGVSVETKPELQRVLESRKRDQLIRQRKQEEEAHRKISPLEAELLKRHKKLDELERQQEQQQEENLKAPEFVKVKENLRRTSTHSKEEKEV, via the exons ATGAGATTGATCCAAATTCATctaacaaagacagaaaaaagagaatgTGGTCAGATTACTGATACACAGGCAGCCCAGCAGGAGGACGAGTCCATCACATGTGCTGTTCAG aagtcATACAGCATTGACCATGAACCTCCACccaagcagcagtgtgtgaagaaTGGAAAGCACCCAAATGGCAAAG CTTCAGCGTatgcagacctgcagcagcaccgATCTGAGGGCGTCCACCGGAGGCCCTCCCCGGTGTCCAGCTATGTTCCTCAGCCCGATTACCCCGATGGAGACGAAGACGCTGACCTCATCAAACCCAAGAAACTGGTAAACCCGGTCAAAGCTTCAAGAAGTCACCAGGAGCTTCACCGCGAGCTGCTGAGCAGCTGCAAGAG agggggCGTGAGCGTGGAGACAAAGCCAGAGCTGCAAAGAGTTTTGGAGTCCAGGAAGAGAGACCAGCTGAtcagacagaggaaacaggaagaagaggCTCACAGGAAGATTTCTCCTCTGGAGGCCGAACTGCTAAAGAGACACAAGAAGCTGGACGAG CTGGAGAGAcaacaggagcagcaacaggaggAAAACCTGAAGGCTCCTGAGTTCGTCAAAGTCAAGGAGAATCTGAGGCGGACGTCCACTCACagtaaagaggagaaagaggtgTAG
- the LOC114450720 gene encoding protein FAM107B isoform X3 — MEQRTTGSPSQGLVKSASAYADLQQHRSEGVHRRPSPVSSYVPQPDYPDGDEDADLIKPKKLVNPVKASRSHQELHRELLSSCKRGGVSVETKPELQRVLESRKRDQLIRQRKQEEEAHRKISPLEAELLKRHKKLDELERQQEQQQEENLKAPEFVKVKENLRRTSTHSKEEKEV; from the exons ATGGAGCAGAGGACCACCGGCAGCCCCTCACAGGGGCTGGTGAAGTCTG CTTCAGCGTatgcagacctgcagcagcaccgATCTGAGGGCGTCCACCGGAGGCCCTCCCCGGTGTCCAGCTATGTTCCTCAGCCCGATTACCCCGATGGAGACGAAGACGCTGACCTCATCAAACCCAAGAAACTGGTAAACCCGGTCAAAGCTTCAAGAAGTCACCAGGAGCTTCACCGCGAGCTGCTGAGCAGCTGCAAGAG agggggCGTGAGCGTGGAGACAAAGCCAGAGCTGCAAAGAGTTTTGGAGTCCAGGAAGAGAGACCAGCTGAtcagacagaggaaacaggaagaagaggCTCACAGGAAGATTTCTCCTCTGGAGGCCGAACTGCTAAAGAGACACAAGAAGCTGGACGAG CTGGAGAGAcaacaggagcagcaacaggaggAAAACCTGAAGGCTCCTGAGTTCGTCAAAGTCAAGGAGAATCTGAGGCGGACGTCCACTCACagtaaagaggagaaagaggtgTAG
- the pik3c2b gene encoding phosphatidylinositol 4-phosphate 3-kinase C2 domain-containing subunit beta has protein sequence MSAAQTQKESSEAGWGCLEALGLSQKELVLAEALQMEYDALSRLKQDKGGAGTSQTGSLAPSNTRSTVPGLSSEHPRPTASQPIPAPVGGSLLRGLSGSDSSLNQPGGSQSPHSIPGRVAPPYGGYIKESLYILDSPGTKFRDGSTSSLGPGTGSGILPKALPTLPNDIPPAIPPRNPIPPLPGSENPFLPPRGSIVFRDVNLFTPEVDQPKVTSGELNYDNINDSLSRLNETRQGPRGRRTNGDQSGRPVARSKTLPPQVPPRTYMPVPKSNKNQRRVSADPVSQRSRMNGFGYELFQVSEERDEEVAGFCHMLDVLRSAYPHSDHSKNAGFVWSPSVGHEELHQGLGVSVKVTVISEHFREPLTFTCDGSSTVDLLIYQTLCYAQDDLDHMDVDDYLLKVCGHDEFLNNSQTLAGLEFVQQCMKFDWDVQLFLTKRSAINTELARTKEDDETVSTMNHSILLQERPIKQTVTREALTLLLDTFHNEAETFLLSEAEMQLHVERLVQSVKALCSSLASVETPDVTAALSQLPACPCRLQPKVLKDTSVLCIRENREKVVEKLTATILDLVELYCSTFNANFHTMPQNHCCTAPVQEAGLVTNVLSFNVYAAHRIPITWAASYEGFFLSCSLTHGGAELCAPQHTSKQSVSKYLFHLVFWDQRVCFPVQINQLPRESQLTVTLYATSLPPPGGNEEKGKQRRSMEALGWVTMPLFNFRHVLTCGRKLLGLWPSTPGRSGNARTSSSNFSQPDSVILQVDFPTSSFEVRFSTPPPADFCPQYDFSRLDTISQIQLQDVLHKKAAFWLTAEDRRLLWEKKAFCQAESAALPLVLASAPCWQWACLPDIYALLRQWACLGHLDALGLLHASFPDQEVRRTAVQWMDSISDPELLDFLPQLVQALKYECYLDSSLVRFLLRRAIGDVRIAHYLFWLLKDNLQDSQFSARYQHLLAALLCCVGRALRDEFDRQCWLVSILAKVAHKVRDAAPSGRQCVLRDGLEEMKQFFSVNRSCRLPLNPALLVTGINIQSCSFFNSNAVPLKLSFQNLDSLGDNVQVIFKSGDDLRQDMLTLQMIRIMNKIWIQEGLDMRMVLFKCFSTGRGRGMVEMIPHADTLRKIQVEHGVTGSFKDRPLADWLQKHNPTDEQYDKAVENFIYSCAGCCVATYILGICDRHNDNIMLKSSGHMFHIDFGKILGHAQMFGNIKRDRAPFVFTSDMAYVINGGDKPSSRFHDFVDLCCEAYNLIRKHTHLFLNLLGLMLSCGIPELSDLEDLKYVYDALRPHESEADATMYFTRLIESSLGSVATKLNFFIHNLAQMKFASTEDRPTLSFAPRLHTVKSDGLIRNLYICRHVRTTSKGYAFVVKVERDGQQEVMLIQRTFEEFHELHSKLRLIFPSSKLPSFPSRFVIGRSRGEAMADRRKDELNGYVWHLIHAAPEVAQCDLVYTFFHPLPRDERPGTTTSKPAEISWSPASGKELGEVKLSISYKNDKLFIMVMHIRGLQPLQDGTDPDPYVKLYLLPDPQKTSKRKTKAARRTCNPTYNEMLVYERIPRGDLDQRVIHLRVLGDGAFWENTLLGETFIPLKRLVPGQHWVDWHQLGGAGSDSSH, from the exons ATGtctgcagctcagacacagaagGAGAGCAGCGAGGCAGGCTGGGGGTGTCTGGAAGCTCTGGGTCTAAGTCAGAAGGAGCTGGTCCTGGCCGAGGCCCTGCAGATGGAGTATGACGCCCTCTCCAGACTCAAACAGGACAAGGGTGGAGCTGGAACCAGCCAGACCGGATCTCTGGCTCCCAGCAACACCCGATCCACGGTCCCGGGTCTTTCCTCTGAGCACCCCCGGCCTACTGCCAGCCAGCCCATTCCTGCCCCGGTAGGAGGAAGCCTGCTGAGAGGCCTCTCTGGATCTGACTCCTCTCTGAACCAGCCTGGAGGGTCCCAGTCTCCACACTCCATCCCAGGCAGGGTGGCGCCTCCTTATGGAGGCTACATCAAAGAGTCCCTGTATATCCTGGACAGTCCGGGGACCAAATTCAGAGACGGCTCCACTTCCAGCTTGGGACCTGGAACTGGGTCAGGGATTCTTCCTAAAGCTTTGCCGACTCTTCCTAATGACATTCCCCCTGCCATCCCACCAAGAAACCCAATCCCCCCATTACCTGGGTCAGAGAACCCCTTCCTGCCCCCTCGAGGGTCCATTGTCTTCCGAGACGTGAACCTGTTCACACCTGAGGTGGATCAGCCCAAAGTGACCTCAGGAGAGCTGAACTACGACAACATCAACGACTCACTGTCCCGACTCAATGAGACCCGGCAGGGGCCTCGAGGTCGGAGGACCAATGGGGACCAGTCTGGGAGGCCCGTGGCTCGGAGTAAGACCCTCCCCCCTCAGGTGCCACCCAGGACGTACATGCCTGTTCCAAAGAGCAACAAGAATCAGCGGCGAGTGTCTGCAGACCCG GTGTCGCAGCGTTCCAGGATGAACGGATTTGGATATGAACTGTTCCAGGTGTCAGAGGAGCGAGATGAAGAGGTGGCAGGTTTCTGTCACATGCTGGATGT gctgcGCTCAGCGTACCCGCACAGCGACCACTCCAAGAATGCGGGCTTTGTCTGGTCGCCATCTGTTGGCCATGAGGAACTGCATCAGGGTCTGGGAGTCAGTGTGAAGGTCACCGTCATCAGCGAGCACTTCAGAGAACCTCTGACCTTCACCTGCGATG gttcatccacgGTGGATCTGCTCATCTATCAGACTCTGTGTTACGCTCAGGACGATCTGGACCACATGGATGTGGATGACTACTTGCTGAAGGTCTGCGGACATGATGAGTTCCTCAACAA ctcTCAGACTCTGGCTGGTCTGGAGTTTGTCCAACAGTGTATGAAGTTTGACTGGGATGTCCAACTGTTTCTTACAAAGAGATCTGCCATCAACACAGAGCTCGCCCGCACg AAAGAAGACGATGAAACAGTGTCCACAATGAACcacagcatcctgctgcaggagCGTCCAATCAAACAGACTGTCACCAG AGAGGCTCTGACTCTGCTGCTCGATACGTTTCACAATGAAGCTGAAACCTTCCTGCTGTcagag GCGGAGATGCAGCTGCATGTGGAGCGTCTCGTCCAGTCGGTAAAGGcactgtgcagctctttggcttCTGTGGAGACGCCAGATGTGACGGCAGCTCTCAGCCAGCTTCCAGCATGTCCCTGTCGCCTGCAGCCCAAAGTCCTGAAG GATACATCGGTGCTTTGCATCAGAGAGAACCGAG AAAAAGTGGTAGAGAAGTTGACAGCAACCATCTTGGATCTGGTGGAGCTCTACTGCAGCACATTCAATGCTAACTTCCACACAATGCCACAGAACCACTGCTGCACGGCGCCTGTCCAGGAGGCCGGCCTCGTCACCAACGTGCTGTCCTTCAACGTGTATGCTGCCCACCGCATCCCCATCACCTGGGCTGCCAG TTATGAGGGATTCTTCCTGTCCTGCTCTCTGACTCATGGGGGGGCGGAGCTCTGTGCACCGCAGCACACCAGCAAACAGTCGGTCAGCAAATACCTATTCCACCTGGTGTTCTGGGACCAGAG GGTGTGTTTCCCAGTGCAGATCAACCAGCTACCCAGAGAGTCTCAGCTGACCGTGACGCTGTACGCCACCTCTCTGCCGCCCCCTGGAGGAAACGAGGAGAAGGGGAAGCAGCGCCGCAGCATGGAGGCTCTGGGCTGGGTCACCATGCCCCTCTTCAACTTTAGGCA cgtcCTGACATGTGGCAGGAAGTTGCTGGGTCTGTGGCCTTCGACTCCGGGGAGGAGCGGAAATGCCCGCACGAGTTCATCCAACTTCAGCCAGCCGGACAGTGTCATCCTGCAG GTGGACTTTCCCACGTCGTCTTTTGAGGTCCGGTTCAgtactcctcctcctgcagacttCTGTCCTCAGTATGACTTCTCCAGACTGGACACTATCAGTCAGATCCAGCTGCAGGATGTCCTGCACAAGAAGGCCGCCTTctg gttgACGGCGGAGGACAGGCGTCTGCTGTGGGAGAAGAAGGCCTTCTGTCAGGCAGAGAGCGCAGCACTTCCTCTGGTTCTGGCCAGCGCCCCCTGTTGGCAGTGGGCCTGCCTGCCTGACATCTATGCCCTGCTTAGACAGTGGGCTTGCCTGGGTCACTTGGACGCCCTGGGACTGCTGCACGCCTC GTTCCCAGAccaggaggtgaggaggacagCGGTCCAGTGGATGGACTCCATCTCAGACCCAGAGCTGCTAGACTTCCTGCCTCAGCTGGTCCAG GCGCTGAAGTACGAATGTTACCTGGACAGCTCTCTGGTCCGCTTCCTCCTGCGGAGAGCCATCGGGGACGTTCGAATCGCTCACTACCTGTTCTG GCTGCTGAAGGACAATCTGCAGGACAGTCAGTTCAGTGCTCGCTATCAGCACCTActggctgctctgctctgctgcgtGGGCCGAGCGCTCCGGGACGAGTTCGATCGTCAGTGCTGGCTCGTCTCCATCCTCGCCAAGGTGGCTCACAAAGTGCGGGACGCTGCACCGTCCGGCAGACAG tgtgtcctCAGAGATGGTCTGGAGGAGATGAAGCAGTTCTTCTCGGTGAACAGAAGCTGTAGACTTCCTTTGAACCCAGCGCTTCTCGTCACAGGAATCAACATCCAG TCGTGTTCATTCTTCAACTCCAATGCCGTCCCTCTCAAGCTGTCCTTCCAGAACCTGGACTCTCTGGGAGACAACGTCCAGGTCATCTTTAAG TCTGGAGATGACCTGAGGCAGGACATGCTGACTCTGCAGATGATCCGCATTATGAACAAGATCTGGATACAGGAGGGTCTAGACATGAGGATGGTCCTTTTCAAATGCTTCTCCACTGGGAGAGGACGAG GTATGGTGGAGATGATCCCTCACGCTGACACTCTGAGGAAGATCCAGGTGGAACATGGAGTCACAGGATCCTTCAAAGATCGACCGCTGGCTGACTGGCTGCAAAAACACAACCCCACTGACGAGCAGTATGacaag GCAGTGGAGAACTTCATCTACTCGTGTGCCGGCTGTTGTGTGGCGACCTACATCCTGGGAATCTGCGACCGCCACAACGACAACATCATGCTGAAGAGCAGTGGTCACATGTTCCACATTGACTTTGGGAAGATCCTGGGACACGCGCAGATGTTCGGAAACATCAAAAG AGACCGCGCCCCCTTCGTCTTCACCTCTGACATGGCTTACGTCATCAACGGAGGAGACAAACCATCTAGCCGCTTCCACGACTTTGTGGATCTGTGCTGTGAGGCATACAACCTGAtcaggaagcacacacacctATTCCTCAACCTGCTGGGCCtg atgttGTCCTGTGGGATCCCCGAGCTGTCTGATCTAGAGGACCTTAAGTATGTCTATGACGCCTTAAGACCTCACGAGTCTGAGGCGGACGCCACCATGTACTTCACCAG GCTGATCGAGTCCAGTCTGGGCAGTGTCGCCACCAAACTGAACTTCTTCATCCACAACCTGGCTCAGATGAAGTTTGCGTCAACCGAGGATCGTCCCACGCTGTCCTTCGCCCCCCGACTTCACACTGTGAAGAGTGACGGCCTCATTAGGAACCTGTACATCTGCAGACACGTCCGCACTACCAGCAAGGGATAC gccTTTGTGGTGAAAGTGGAGCGTGATGGCCAGCAGGAAGTGATGTTGATTCAGAGGACCTTTGAGGAGTTTCATGAACTTCACAGCAAACTGAGGCTCATCTTCCCCTCGTCTAAACTTCCCAG TTTCCCCAGCCGCTTTGTAATTGGTCGTTCCCGTGGCGAGGCGATGGCTGACAGGAGGAAAGATGAGCTGAACGGATATGTCTGGCATTTGATCCACGCCGCCCCAGAGGTCGCTCAG tgtgacCTTGTGTACACCTTCTTCCACCCGCTGCCCAGAGATGAAAGACCAGGAACAACTACAAGCAAgccagcag agatcTCGTGGTCTCCAGCTTCAGGCAAAGAGCTCGGTGAAGTCAAACTGTCCATCTCTTACAAGAACGACAAACTCTTCATCATGGTCATGCACATCCGAGGACTG CAGCCCTTGCAGGATGGGACTGACCCCGACCCTTATGTGAAGCTTTACCTGCTCCCAGACCCCCAGAAGACCAGCAAAAGAAAGACCAAGGCAGCACGGCGCACCTGCAATCCCACCTACAACGAGATG CTGGTGTACGAGCGGATTCCTCGGGGGGACCTGGACCAGAGGGTGATCCACCTGCGGGTTCTGGGTGATGGGGCCTTCTGGGAGAACACCCTGCTGGGAGAGACCTTCATCCCTCTGAAGAGGCTGGTCCCAGGTCAGCACTGGGTGGACTGGCACCAGCTGGGCGGGGCTGGCTCTGACTCTTCCCactga
- the ppp1r15b gene encoding protein phosphatase 1 regulatory subunit 15B: protein MFRNLSTEGHLTESSASAAAHGVTSAELHSQDSSWIGLLSRPALSFLHRVLPGRARHRPQSEDFRAQLVQEGNEFLRQLDDILPASGTLPWLTADSLRELGMDSEGEDLNLCPQTHIGYLPSVRTVLSHVLLSSQVRASGGKDVVSPARQSWPWWGSFWEGETGAQRELDLSRAREGTETDQLCHRQPAADTKSALPSSMFAQSGEWTLGEKSGPADHKEQPTNNGGLHIVQNPEGSTVDQQLSTALLLSCSGATAGREAPPLTPDPDNGYYSLEEEQLHMARAQGAATPGNTAAVRTLNEQESVSGLLDKRQTQEEAEEDPCVEARAGPQCQNKAIAFIIGCPCSDDDSSQSDTESDDDDGFDSEGSSDMSDSMDEDDEASDSDGEDSEAERLWSSLCQSNDPYNPRNFTARLHTVSTRPQTIPPATPSSSTQSTPASSPNLALSSPLPSPSSPASGHDTWDDSTSASELDEAESARLWSSFSCSSDPYSPFNFQAPLRTRGPTEAPPRARVKAKRASQTPPCSPHHDATSPPEYRKEEAEERLDSGFSEAPSCSTSQRYRAAKKVRFCDDVEEFFASCGEEEEDRRGPWEELARDRCRFLRRCQEVEQSIAYCLQPQHRSLVLQRLSVLAVQDA, encoded by the exons ATGTTCAGAAATCTGAGCACTGAAGGACATTTAACGGAGAGCTCGGCCTCTGCGGCCGCACATGGAGTCACCTCCGCCGAGCTCCACAGCCAGGACAGCTCGTGGATCGGCCTGCTGTCCAGGCCTGCGCTGTCCTTCCTGCACAGAGTCCTTCCGGGCAGAGCGAGGCACCGGCCGCAGAGCGAGGACTTCAGAGCCCAGCTAGTCCAGGAAGGAAACGAGTTTTTAAGACAGCTGGATGACATTCTTCCGGCCAGCGGCACCTTGCCGTGGCTCACCGCGGACTCTCTGCGGGAACTGGGGATGGACAGCGAGGGAGAGGACCTGAACCTCTGTCCGCAGACCCACATCGGGTACCTGCCATCAGTCAGGACAGTTTTGAGCCACGTTCTGCTGAGTTCTCAGGTCAGAGCCTCTGGTGGGAAGGACGTGGTGAGCCCCGCCAGGCAGAGCTGGCCATGGTGGGGCAGCTTCTGGGAGGGTGAGACGGGAGCACAGAGAGAGTTGGACTTGTCCAGGGCCAGGGAGGGGACGGAGACAGACCAGCTTTGTCACCGACAGCCAGCGGCTGACACAAAGAGCGCACTaccatccagcatgtttgcacAGAGCGGAGAGTGGACGCTGGGAGAAAAGTCTGGACCAGCTGACCACAAAGAGCAGCCGACCAACAATGGAGGCCTTCACATAGTCCAGAACCCAGAGGGGTCTACTGTAGACCAGCAGCTCAGCACCGCTCTACTCCTGAGCTGCTCAGGAGCAACTGCTGGCAGGGAGGCTCCACCTCTCACCCCTGATCCAGACAATGGTTACTACagcctggaggaggagcagctgcacatGGCAAGGGCTCAGGGCGCAGCAACGCCAGGCAACACCGCCGCTGTCAGGACTCTGAACGAGCAGGAATCTGTATCAGGACTGCTAGACAAGAGGCAGACCcaagaagaagcagaggaggatcCGTGTGTGGAGGCGAGAGCTGGTCCTCAGTGCCAGAACAAAGCCATCGCCTTCATCATTGGCTGCCCCTGCAGCGACGACGATAGCAGCCAGTCTGACACCGAaagcgatgatgatgatggctttGACAGTGAAGGCTCATCGGACATGTCTGACTCCATGGATGAAGACGATGAAGCCTCAGACTCGGATGGTGAGGACTCGGAGGCAGAGCGCCTGTGGAGCTCTCTGTGCCAAAGTAATGACCCGTACAACCCCCGCAACTTCACCGCCCGGCTGCACACCGTCAGCACTCGGCCTCAGACTATCCCCCCTGCCACGCCATCATCCTCCACCCAGTCCACCCCAGCCTCCTCTCCCAACCTCGccctctcctcacctctcccatccccctcctcccccgcctcTGGACACGATACCTGGGACGACTCCACCTCGGCTAGTGAGCTGGACGAAGCAGAGAGCGCTCGCCTGTGGAGCTCCTTTAGCTGCTCCTCCGACCCCTATAGTCCCTTCAACTTTCAGGCACCACTCAGGACTCGAGGGCCCACTGAGGCCCCTCCCAGAGCCAGAGTTAAGGCCAAAAGGGCCTCCCAGACTCCCCCATGCTCACCCCACCATGATGCCACATCTCCACCTGAGTacaggaaggaggaggcagaggaaaggCTGGACAGTGGCTTCTCTGAGGCACCCAGCTGCTCCACCAGTCAGCGCTACAGAGCAGCCAAGAAG GTTCGTTTTTGTGACGATGTGGAGGAGTTCTTTGCCAGctgtggagaggaagaggaggaccgCCGTGGCCCCTGGGAGGAGCTGGCCCGGGACCGCTGCCGCTTCCTGCGGCGCTGCCAGGAGGTCGAGCAGAGCATTGCATACTGCCTGCAGCCACAGCACCGCAGCTTGGTGCTCCAACGCCTCAGTGTCCTTGCTGTGCAGGATGCATGA
- the LOC114451247 gene encoding achaete-scute homolog 5-like, with amino-acid sequence MSSTFSPSLMDQRSSYLSFSLSPPAGLCEDRSVSQHPDSVPFLLYPPRVDPASLGLYKGPLRGPGLLPYLAPFHHHGHFSVYECPFEPAFIQKRNERERQRVKCVNQGYAKLRDHLPGQSADKRLSKVETLRAAIRYIKYLQGLVELEDGRCSQGESPSTSSSSPDCRGQPGQ; translated from the coding sequence ATGAGCTCCACCTTCTCGCCCTCGCTCATGGATCAGCGTTCCTCGTACCTGAGCTTCAGTctgtcgccccctgctggtctctgtgaggaccGCAGCGTCTCGCAGCACCCAGACTCCGTCCCTTTCCTCCTCTACCCGCCTAGAGTGGACCCCGCCAGCCTCGGGCTCTACAAGGGCCCTCTGCGGGGCCCGGGGCTCCTGCCTTACTTGGCCCCCTTCCACCACCACGGACATTTCAGCGTCTACGAGTGTCCCTTCGAGCCAGCATTCATCCAGAAACGAAACGAGCGCGAGCGTCAGAGGGTGAAGTGCGTCAACCAAGGCTACGCCAAACTGAGGGACCACCTACCAGGTCAAAGTGCCGACAAACGTCTCAGCAAGGTGGAGACGCTTCGAGCCGCCATAAGGTATATTAAGTACCTGCAGGGCCTGGTGGAGTTGGAAGACGGCAGGTGCAGCCAGGGGGAGTCGCCCAGCACCTCGTCTTCCAGCCCAGACTGCAGAGGACAGCCAGGACAATAA